Proteins found in one Maridesulfovibrio sp. genomic segment:
- the ptsP gene encoding phosphoenolpyruvate--protein phosphotransferase, translated as MARAVVSGISVSTGIAIGKAFFLNRSISSRLPRQTVPAHMVEGEKERLTKGFAEAVTELAAVREKVPAELKEHQLIIDSHLMMLKDPKLQSSALKYIDELKINAEWAIDKAVNDLEKAFGALEDIYIRERMQDVRQVGMRVQAKLIGGEANLRPVKGRVVLMAHDLTPADTIELEVNKLMAFVTTLGGKTSHTGILARTLNIPALVGAAELENSVVDGDLVIIDGLAGKVLVDPTDEELEQYYTLETQFDDYQRTIIRSCQLPAETEDGYRVEVFANIELFEEVAAVIDNGGEGIGLFRTEYAYLSRTDLPTEDELAEKYSELAAIMSPRKVTLRTLDLGSDKFMSQFGALDESNPALGLRAMRFCLKHMDLFKTQLRAMLRASVHGNVSMMFPMICGLKEVLQAKSALARAQQELREEGIPFDENMPIGVMIELPAAVMIAEILAQEVDFFSIGTNDLIQYSLGIDRTNPHVSYLYQPLHPAVVRSIKYVVDAGHRAGIGVSLCGEVASDPYCVPILMGMQIDSLSLTPQAIPGIKRILRQLNMQECKQLLKDVLGCRTVSRINRLVTENIYKKYPEELTFFASLLDNEEIAG; from the coding sequence GTGGCCAGAGCGGTCGTCAGCGGAATTTCCGTCTCAACAGGTATAGCGATAGGCAAGGCCTTTTTTCTTAATCGCAGCATCTCGTCAAGACTGCCGAGGCAGACTGTGCCTGCTCATATGGTAGAGGGCGAGAAAGAGCGGCTGACGAAAGGATTCGCCGAAGCCGTGACTGAACTTGCCGCTGTGCGGGAAAAGGTCCCTGCGGAGCTCAAAGAGCACCAATTGATCATTGATTCCCACCTGATGATGCTCAAAGACCCTAAACTCCAGTCGTCGGCTTTGAAATATATTGATGAGCTGAAAATCAACGCCGAATGGGCTATAGACAAGGCCGTCAACGATCTTGAAAAAGCTTTCGGTGCTCTTGAGGATATTTATATCCGCGAGCGCATGCAGGACGTGCGTCAGGTCGGTATGCGGGTGCAGGCCAAGCTCATCGGCGGAGAAGCCAATCTGCGTCCTGTTAAAGGACGTGTCGTGCTGATGGCGCATGATCTGACCCCGGCAGACACCATCGAGCTTGAAGTAAATAAGCTCATGGCTTTTGTGACCACTCTGGGCGGGAAAACTTCTCATACCGGTATTCTGGCCCGGACACTGAATATCCCGGCTCTTGTCGGGGCGGCGGAGCTGGAAAATTCCGTTGTTGACGGAGATCTGGTCATTATTGACGGTCTGGCCGGAAAGGTTTTGGTCGATCCTACCGACGAAGAACTTGAGCAGTATTATACGCTTGAGACGCAGTTCGATGATTATCAGCGCACAATTATCCGCAGTTGTCAGCTTCCGGCTGAGACAGAAGACGGATACCGGGTGGAAGTCTTCGCTAATATCGAGCTTTTTGAAGAGGTCGCGGCGGTTATCGACAATGGCGGCGAGGGTATCGGTCTGTTCAGGACCGAGTATGCCTACCTTAGTCGGACCGATCTGCCCACAGAAGATGAGCTGGCTGAAAAATATTCTGAACTTGCGGCGATTATGTCTCCGCGCAAGGTAACTTTGCGTACCCTTGATCTCGGATCGGATAAATTCATGTCCCAATTCGGAGCACTTGATGAATCCAACCCGGCACTTGGACTGCGTGCAATGCGCTTTTGCCTCAAGCATATGGATTTGTTCAAGACCCAGCTCCGGGCCATGCTGCGCGCCAGCGTGCATGGTAATGTGTCCATGATGTTTCCCATGATCTGCGGGCTGAAAGAAGTCCTGCAGGCCAAATCCGCACTTGCCCGTGCGCAGCAGGAGTTGCGCGAAGAGGGCATACCATTTGACGAGAATATGCCCATCGGGGTTATGATCGAGCTTCCCGCTGCGGTCATGATTGCCGAGATTCTGGCCCAGGAAGTGGATTTCTTCAGCATCGGAACCAATGACCTGATCCAGTACAGTCTTGGCATCGACCGCACTAATCCCCATGTCTCCTATCTTTACCAGCCGTTGCATCCGGCTGTGGTCCGGTCCATCAAATACGTGGTGGATGCCGGGCACCGGGCAGGCATCGGAGTTAGCCTTTGTGGTGAAGTCGCCTCCGACCCTTATTGCGTACCCATTTTGATGGGCATGCAGATTGACAGTCTGAGCTTGACTCCGCAGGCCATTCCCGGCATCAAGCGCATATTGCGTCAGCTGAATATGCAGGAATGCAAGCAGTTGCTTAAAGATGTACTCGGTTGCCGCACTGTAAGCAGAATCAACCGTCTTGTTACGGAAAATATTTATAAGAAATATCCGGAAGAGCTGACCTTTTTTGCGTCTCTTCTGGATAACGAAGAGATCGCAGGTTAA
- the rpsP gene encoding 30S ribosomal protein S16, with amino-acid sequence MAIKLRLTRMGSKKRPFYRIVAINSETRRDGRPLDFCGYYNPMVEPVEVKIDKEKVEKWLERGAEPSNTVKSLLKADS; translated from the coding sequence ATGGCTATTAAACTCAGATTGACCCGTATGGGCTCCAAAAAACGCCCTTTTTATCGTATTGTAGCAATCAACAGCGAAACCAGACGTGACGGTCGTCCTTTGGACTTCTGCGGTTACTACAACCCGATGGTTGAACCTGTTGAAGTGAAAATTGATAAGGAAAAAGTAGAGAAGTGGCTTGAGAGAGGTGCTGAACCCAGCAATACTGTAAAATCTCTCCTCAAAGCTGATTCCTAG
- a CDS encoding oligosaccharide flippase family protein, whose translation MSGRFARGVIWNIASLAVMAACGLGLNAIIAAFYGPAVLGSFNQAYAVYILASQIGVLGVNFSTNKYVAEYADNSQELASIVSAALIVALGCSIPIGTSLYYGRHAVGVFLDSPETAIAIGYVAPAVICLSINKVLVHVINGLRRMGLFAVVTGGRYVGIFLSMLALCFFNVSGSSLAFAFLIGEGAALICLLVIVVRIVPLTVCNLRFWVKRHFSFGARVFMSGTLGELNTRLDVLILGAFVSDQLVGIYSLAAMLAEGYHLLANGLAVNLNPIITQRYTQNKLDSLKSMILRGKCYFYLASLLVVGVAVLLFRPLLGVVIDLANYPGAYWVFSIHSCGILVVSGYMPFRKALVQMGFPGLYTLQMLSGVLSNVLLNLMLIPFWGIYGAALATVIAYAVSVLFQRFLVLRSVGIRI comes from the coding sequence ATGTCAGGTAGATTTGCCCGAGGTGTAATATGGAACATAGCAAGTCTTGCTGTGATGGCGGCATGCGGTTTGGGATTGAATGCTATAATCGCAGCTTTTTATGGGCCAGCAGTTCTGGGGTCTTTTAACCAAGCATACGCTGTTTATATTCTTGCCTCACAGATTGGGGTATTAGGTGTTAATTTCTCAACAAACAAGTATGTGGCCGAGTATGCTGATAATTCGCAAGAGTTAGCCTCAATTGTCTCAGCTGCTTTAATTGTAGCCTTGGGATGTTCCATTCCTATAGGAACTTCTCTATATTATGGACGTCATGCTGTAGGTGTTTTTCTTGACAGTCCGGAAACTGCAATTGCTATCGGATACGTGGCTCCTGCAGTAATCTGCCTGTCAATAAATAAAGTCCTGGTGCATGTTATTAACGGGTTAAGGCGTATGGGCCTTTTTGCTGTTGTGACGGGAGGGCGCTATGTTGGTATTTTCTTATCCATGCTAGCTCTTTGTTTCTTCAATGTTAGCGGTTCTAGTTTAGCTTTTGCATTTTTGATTGGTGAAGGAGCCGCCTTGATCTGCTTGCTCGTTATCGTAGTGCGTATCGTACCGCTGACCGTATGTAACTTGCGGTTCTGGGTGAAACGGCATTTCAGTTTCGGAGCGCGGGTATTTATGAGCGGCACGCTTGGGGAGCTTAATACTCGTCTTGATGTTTTGATACTCGGGGCATTTGTCAGTGACCAGTTAGTGGGAATCTACAGCCTGGCAGCTATGCTTGCCGAGGGCTATCATCTGCTGGCAAATGGTTTGGCTGTGAATCTTAATCCGATTATAACCCAGCGCTACACACAAAACAAGCTTGATTCACTGAAATCAATGATACTACGCGGAAAATGTTATTTTTATTTGGCTTCGTTGCTGGTAGTGGGCGTTGCTGTTTTGCTTTTCAGGCCTCTGTTGGGGGTGGTGATAGATCTGGCTAATTATCCGGGGGCCTATTGGGTGTTTAGCATTCATTCATGCGGAATATTGGTTGTATCGGGATATATGCCTTTTCGGAAGGCGCTGGTGCAGATGGGGTTTCCTGGACTGTATACATTACAGATGTTGTCAGGTGTACTTTCCAATGTTTTATTGAACCTGATGCTGATACCTTTCTGGGGTATCTACGGCGCGGCTCTGGCAACAGTTATTGCATATGCTGTCTCCGTATTGTTTCAACGATTTCTTGTACTTAGATCAGTCGGGATTAGAATATAG
- a CDS encoding YraN family protein → MSARHLDFGQAGEDYAARFLENRGYRMLQRNWRWKQWELDIICENGEELIFVEVKTRAGRSTQSGIEAVTPAKRKKLVKAATRYLSAFDLWERPCRFDLVIVNDDGTGFRAEHIENAFDLSDFMGGGNTAWQPW, encoded by the coding sequence GTGTCTGCCCGGCATTTAGATTTCGGACAGGCAGGTGAAGACTATGCCGCCCGTTTCCTGGAAAATCGCGGCTACCGTATGCTTCAGCGTAACTGGCGCTGGAAGCAATGGGAACTGGATATAATCTGCGAAAACGGCGAAGAACTAATTTTTGTGGAAGTTAAGACCAGAGCCGGACGCAGCACGCAGTCCGGCATAGAGGCGGTTACCCCGGCCAAGCGCAAGAAGCTGGTCAAGGCCGCGACCCGCTATCTATCGGCATTCGATCTCTGGGAGAGACCCTGTCGTTTTGATCTGGTTATTGTGAACGACGACGGAACCGGCTTTAGAGCGGAACACATAGAAAATGCATTCGACCTCAGCGACTTTATGGGTGGTGGCAACACCGCTTGGCAACCTTGGTGA
- a CDS encoding sulfotransferase domain-containing protein: protein MGLQVKPDFIYAGVSRCGSTWIYKALDEHPDVFVPPAKDTEFFNSNFEKGMDWYYNFFSEGKDNAAVGEVSDDYYLFESSVNRIYEQLPDCKIIFCIREPVSRMTSNMYFIKRFKPDVQIEELLHVPEEYDYYNLLHSCSIDTVNYYSKLKPYFDVFPKEQILVLFFDELKADPDSFIRRIYDFIGVDGDFKPAILSQRSNAAKQARFAMLSNFAFLAARWMKKAGFANMVGKLKSNWLLRKVLFRGLESKSDLPLETQKKIYACVQDELEQLPALIGRDLPEEWTEYRGHV, encoded by the coding sequence ATGGGTTTACAGGTTAAGCCGGACTTTATTTATGCCGGAGTCTCTCGTTGTGGGTCTACATGGATTTATAAAGCACTCGATGAGCATCCAGATGTTTTCGTTCCACCGGCAAAAGATACAGAGTTTTTCAATAGTAATTTTGAAAAGGGAATGGATTGGTATTACAATTTTTTTTCAGAAGGAAAAGATAATGCTGCCGTTGGAGAAGTCTCAGACGATTATTATTTATTTGAATCATCAGTGAATAGAATTTATGAGCAATTACCGGATTGTAAGATTATCTTTTGTATTCGAGAGCCTGTTAGCAGAATGACCTCTAATATGTATTTTATTAAGCGCTTTAAGCCAGATGTGCAGATTGAAGAATTGCTTCATGTGCCAGAAGAGTATGATTACTACAATTTATTACATAGTTGTTCTATTGATACTGTCAATTACTACTCAAAGTTGAAGCCTTATTTTGATGTGTTTCCAAAAGAGCAAATTTTAGTCCTTTTTTTTGATGAGTTGAAGGCAGATCCGGATTCTTTCATTCGTAGGATTTATGACTTTATCGGTGTTGATGGAGACTTTAAACCGGCCATTCTTTCTCAGAGATCAAATGCTGCAAAGCAAGCACGTTTCGCAATGTTGTCAAATTTTGCTTTTCTTGCTGCTCGTTGGATGAAGAAGGCGGGGTTTGCTAATATGGTTGGAAAGTTGAAGTCGAACTGGTTGTTGCGCAAGGTTTTGTTTCGCGGGTTGGAAAGTAAGTCCGATCTTCCGCTTGAAACCCAAAAAAAGATTTATGCATGCGTGCAAGATGAATTGGAGCAGTTGCCGGCCTTAATAGGCAGGGATTTACCTGAAGAGTGGACTGAGTACAGAGGACATGTTTAG
- the rimM gene encoding ribosome maturation factor RimM (Essential for efficient processing of 16S rRNA): MEMLVVAEVVKPHGLRGEVCIESHADSPFLFDEVPCLYLAKDGQKPRRFVVRSSRKHKGRMLLTFKGVEGRDQAESLRGMEILVREADLPESGDDEVYMYELEGMSVELEDGTVVGTISNFILAPGQETWVLSSPEGKEILFPAVDEFVLSVDPDAKKVVVDPPEGLLDIYLTDAKDNGKKKK, encoded by the coding sequence ATGGAAATGCTTGTAGTTGCCGAGGTGGTCAAACCACATGGTCTCAGGGGGGAAGTCTGTATTGAATCTCATGCGGACTCCCCTTTTCTCTTCGACGAGGTACCCTGTCTTTATCTTGCTAAAGATGGACAGAAACCCCGTCGATTTGTTGTGCGCTCCTCCCGAAAACATAAGGGGCGCATGCTCCTGACATTTAAGGGTGTCGAGGGGCGTGATCAGGCGGAAAGCCTGCGCGGCATGGAAATTCTTGTGCGTGAAGCGGATCTTCCCGAATCCGGGGATGATGAAGTTTACATGTACGAGCTTGAAGGCATGAGCGTAGAGCTTGAAGACGGAACTGTGGTTGGAACCATCTCGAACTTTATTCTTGCCCCAGGGCAGGAAACATGGGTGCTATCTTCTCCAGAGGGAAAGGAAATACTTTTTCCCGCTGTAGATGAATTCGTGTTGTCTGTTGATCCTGATGCAAAAAAGGTTGTTGTTGATCCGCCCGAAGGGCTGCTCGACATCTATCTTACAGATGCAAAAGATAACGGGAAGAAAAAGAAATAG
- a CDS encoding KH domain-containing protein — MLKDLVEYIAKSLVDNPDEVVVTEIEGEQTSVIELKVAKEDLGKVIGKQGRTARAMRTLLGAASTKVRKRSVLEILE; from the coding sequence ATGTTGAAGGATTTAGTAGAATACATCGCGAAATCGCTTGTTGACAATCCGGATGAAGTAGTTGTCACCGAGATCGAAGGGGAGCAGACTTCCGTGATTGAACTCAAGGTCGCCAAAGAAGACCTAGGTAAAGTTATCGGTAAGCAGGGGCGCACTGCGCGTGCCATGAGAACTCTGCTCGGTGCTGCATCAACCAAGGTGAGAAAGCGTTCTGTTCTGGAAATTCTGGAATAA
- a CDS encoding ribonuclease HII, which yields MTENLLPGMGTENLITAGIDEAGRGCLAGPVVAGAVILPEDYDLPGLTDSKKLDEAARDRLAVEIKRQAVSWALGVTRAQVVDEINILQATFRAMGRSVLHLRVKPMLLMVDGNKTVPVRYLGNASGFRQEAVVKGDLKIPAISAASILAKTFRDKLMVQLERRYPGYGFAVHKGYGTKVHLQALKELGPCVLHRMTFKGVLPEKKKAKQECMCLPGI from the coding sequence ATGACTGAAAATTTACTGCCCGGAATGGGTACCGAAAATCTTATCACTGCCGGAATCGACGAGGCCGGGCGGGGATGTCTTGCCGGTCCTGTTGTGGCCGGGGCGGTGATTCTGCCGGAAGATTATGACCTGCCGGGGCTGACAGATTCCAAAAAGCTTGATGAGGCTGCCCGGGATCGTCTGGCTGTCGAGATCAAAAGGCAGGCCGTAAGCTGGGCGCTTGGCGTAACCCGCGCACAGGTGGTGGATGAAATAAATATTCTACAGGCCACTTTTAGGGCTATGGGCCGCTCTGTTCTGCATTTGAGGGTCAAACCCATGCTTTTGATGGTCGACGGCAATAAAACGGTCCCTGTGCGTTATTTGGGCAATGCCTCCGGCTTTCGGCAGGAAGCGGTAGTTAAGGGTGATTTGAAAATACCGGCAATCTCCGCGGCATCCATACTGGCCAAAACTTTTCGCGATAAACTGATGGTGCAGCTCGAAAGACGGTACCCCGGTTACGGCTTTGCCGTGCATAAGGGGTACGGAACTAAAGTCCATCTTCAAGCACTCAAGGAGCTTGGTCCCTGCGTCCTGCACAGGATGACGTTTAAAGGCGTATTGCCTGAAAAAAAGAAGGCCAAGCAGGAGTGTATGTGTCTGCCCGGCATTTAG
- the rplS gene encoding 50S ribosomal protein L19: protein MSNVIANIEREQMRIDMPAFKAGDTVKVHLRIIEGEKERIQVFQGAVLRYRKGTTNSTFTVRKMSEGVGVERVFPVHSPYIERVEVVAEGKVRRSRIYYLRGLKGKAARIKSKQAW from the coding sequence ATGAGCAACGTAATTGCAAACATCGAACGCGAACAGATGCGTATTGATATGCCCGCTTTCAAAGCAGGCGACACAGTAAAGGTTCACCTGCGTATTATCGAAGGTGAAAAAGAACGTATCCAGGTTTTCCAGGGTGCTGTTCTGCGTTACCGTAAAGGTACCACCAACTCCACCTTCACCGTCCGCAAAATGTCTGAAGGTGTTGGCGTTGAACGTGTTTTCCCCGTACACTCCCCCTACATCGAGCGTGTAGAGGTTGTTGCAGAAGGTAAAGTACGCCGCAGCCGCATTTACTACCTGCGCGGTCTTAAAGGTAAGGCTGCACGCATCAAGTCCAAACAGGCTTGGTAG
- the trmD gene encoding tRNA (guanosine(37)-N1)-methyltransferase TrmD: MKFNLVTLFPEFFDSPLSHGLMGKGVEKGIVSFNKVDPREFTTDRHKSVDDRPYGGGPGMVMFVDPIAKALDSVGIKPVKEGGCPKGKRLIMLSPKGRPLTQKLAVELSAEEEITLVCGRYEGIDARFEDIFPVEPVSVGDFVLNGGEAGAMCLIESVARLLPDFMGHAESGTEESFSSGLLEYPHYTRPAEYGGLKVPEVLSSGNHALIEEWRRKESLDATLDARPELLGEAEGLKKDDVRYLRTIPRKRLGKNLYMALVHYPVLNKFGEKAAVSLTNLDIHDMSRVSRSYSISGFFAVTPIEDQKKLAERIISHWTSGPGSKFNPDRAAAFSNVGVKDSLQDVVEHIESGTGKKPILVTTSARGAGTTTMNKVREMLQDHPVLLVFGTGHGLAPEILDMAEGSLRPIRFMDGYNHLSVRSAVAITVDRLLKDAW; the protein is encoded by the coding sequence GTGAAATTTAATCTGGTTACACTCTTTCCGGAATTTTTTGATTCCCCGCTGTCTCACGGGCTTATGGGCAAAGGCGTTGAAAAGGGAATTGTCTCTTTCAACAAAGTCGATCCCCGTGAGTTCACAACAGACCGCCATAAATCTGTTGATGACCGCCCCTACGGCGGTGGACCTGGCATGGTCATGTTTGTTGACCCGATTGCCAAGGCTCTTGATTCCGTAGGCATAAAGCCTGTGAAGGAAGGAGGCTGCCCCAAAGGGAAGAGGCTGATTATGCTTTCTCCTAAAGGGCGTCCGCTGACCCAGAAGCTGGCTGTCGAGCTTTCCGCCGAAGAGGAAATAACCCTCGTTTGTGGAAGGTACGAAGGTATTGATGCCCGTTTTGAAGACATTTTTCCCGTTGAACCGGTTTCGGTGGGGGATTTCGTGCTCAACGGAGGTGAAGCCGGGGCCATGTGCCTTATAGAATCTGTGGCTCGTTTGCTGCCTGATTTTATGGGGCATGCCGAATCCGGAACAGAAGAAAGCTTTTCTTCCGGCCTGCTGGAGTATCCGCACTACACCCGTCCTGCTGAATATGGAGGACTGAAAGTGCCGGAAGTGCTCTCTTCAGGCAACCATGCTTTGATTGAAGAATGGAGAAGAAAAGAGTCTCTGGACGCAACCTTGGATGCGCGTCCCGAGCTTCTGGGCGAAGCGGAAGGGCTAAAAAAAGATGATGTGCGTTATTTACGCACAATACCCCGAAAACGTTTGGGAAAAAATCTTTATATGGCTTTGGTGCACTATCCAGTGCTAAATAAATTTGGAGAAAAAGCTGCTGTTTCTTTGACAAACCTCGATATTCACGATATGTCCCGCGTTTCCCGCTCTTACTCAATTAGCGGATTTTTTGCGGTGACTCCAATTGAGGATCAGAAGAAACTTGCCGAAAGGATAATTTCGCACTGGACCTCGGGACCGGGTAGTAAATTCAACCCGGACAGAGCCGCAGCCTTTTCCAATGTAGGAGTTAAGGATTCCCTGCAAGATGTGGTGGAGCATATCGAGTCGGGAACGGGTAAGAAGCCGATACTGGTGACTACCAGCGCACGGGGCGCAGGAACCACGACCATGAATAAGGTCCGTGAAATGTTGCAGGATCATCCCGTATTGCTGGTCTTCGGTACCGGGCACGGGTTGGCTCCCGAAATTCTGGACATGGCAGAAGGCAGCTTACGGCCTATCAGGTTCATGGACGGATACAACCATCTATCAGTAAGAAGTGCGGTGGCGATCACGGTCGACAGGCTGCTTAAAGACGCCTGGTAG
- the rsmI gene encoding 16S rRNA (cytidine(1402)-2'-O)-methyltransferase: MHSTSATLWVVATPLGNLGDISDRAKGILAAVDLVFAEDTRRTGKLLQALDISGKSMISLHEHNEEKRIKKVLAHFDEGKDAALVSDAGTPLMSDPGYRVVRACREHGVRVVPVPGPCAPVTALSGCGLPPYPFTFLGFLPRKDGQMRKLFETHGATGATIVFFERKSRLRETMHLAYESLGNREFSICRELTKDYEEFINGSLGDWAEVSEELRGEITVVVGPPVNEGPASEDDIYKMIDAEMESGDKPKAIARRIAEKVEGWTAKAVYEKVTERKKRT, translated from the coding sequence ATGCATTCGACCTCAGCGACTTTATGGGTGGTGGCAACACCGCTTGGCAACCTTGGTGATATAAGTGATCGGGCAAAGGGAATCCTTGCCGCTGTAGATCTGGTTTTTGCGGAAGATACCCGTCGTACAGGTAAATTACTGCAAGCGCTGGATATCAGCGGTAAAAGTATGATCAGCCTGCACGAACACAACGAAGAAAAACGCATCAAAAAAGTACTGGCCCATTTTGACGAGGGGAAAGACGCGGCACTCGTTTCTGATGCGGGAACTCCTCTCATGAGTGATCCGGGATACCGGGTGGTTCGGGCCTGCCGTGAACATGGCGTACGGGTTGTTCCTGTTCCGGGTCCTTGTGCGCCTGTGACCGCTCTTTCCGGTTGTGGCTTGCCGCCATATCCCTTTACTTTTCTGGGTTTTCTGCCCCGTAAGGATGGGCAGATGCGCAAGCTTTTTGAAACACATGGCGCCACCGGCGCCACCATTGTTTTTTTTGAGCGCAAATCCCGGTTGCGGGAAACTATGCATCTGGCCTATGAATCACTTGGCAACCGTGAATTTTCCATTTGCCGTGAGCTGACCAAGGATTATGAGGAGTTCATAAACGGCAGTCTGGGTGATTGGGCTGAAGTTTCGGAAGAACTCCGGGGTGAGATCACCGTTGTTGTCGGTCCGCCGGTGAATGAAGGTCCGGCTTCTGAAGATGATATCTACAAAATGATAGATGCGGAAATGGAATCCGGCGATAAACCGAAAGCCATAGCCCGGCGCATAGCAGAAAAAGTGGAAGGCTGGACAGCCAAAGCGGTCTATGAAAAGGTAACTGAAAGGAAAAAGCGCACTTAG
- a CDS encoding HPr family phosphocarrier protein, with protein sequence MTEESVLREESSAGGESNVRKVVVTNQLGLHARPAAKLAQEAQNFSADIKVVCESQEVDAKSILDVLTLAAAQGSVLELRADGPDAVSALDSLEEHFKNRFGEEK encoded by the coding sequence ATGACTGAAGAGAGTGTTCTGCGTGAGGAATCCTCGGCTGGCGGGGAATCAAACGTCCGGAAAGTGGTTGTTACCAACCAGTTGGGGCTGCATGCCCGCCCGGCCGCAAAACTTGCGCAGGAAGCCCAGAATTTTTCAGCGGACATAAAAGTTGTCTGCGAATCGCAGGAAGTCGACGCCAAAAGTATTCTTGATGTACTTACTCTGGCAGCAGCACAGGGCAGCGTCCTTGAACTGCGGGCTGACGGCCCTGATGCCGTATCGGCTCTGGATAGTCTGGAAGAACATTTTAAGAACAGATTCGGTGAGGAAAAATAA
- a CDS encoding PTS system mannose/fructose/sorbose family transporter subunit IID — protein MEKAAEKRKLGLAFVRCFLRSYFVGAGFNTRGLQNIGFSFAMQPGLEAIYDDYAELVKARKRYVKHYNSHPFWAPLLVAIFLSVEMQIRDGRFPVQLLDKLKNTTSYTLSAIGDSVFSGSGLIFWALATVNMLLAGHHTQAMILGVVLFGVLQIFKGFIFWAGINRGLGFLDELKKWDLINWGERLKYANAFLVLLIWFQLWPRPLHGNEWYAGTAALGFFGWLVASGKVAREIVAVLVVVIGVLATHLL, from the coding sequence ATGGAAAAGGCAGCAGAAAAAAGGAAACTGGGTCTGGCTTTTGTCAGATGCTTTCTGCGTTCTTATTTTGTAGGAGCGGGATTCAATACCCGTGGCTTGCAGAATATAGGCTTTTCTTTTGCCATGCAGCCTGGTCTGGAAGCAATTTACGATGACTATGCGGAACTTGTTAAAGCCCGCAAACGTTACGTAAAACATTATAACTCGCATCCGTTCTGGGCTCCGTTACTGGTGGCGATTTTTCTTTCGGTGGAAATGCAGATCAGAGACGGCCGATTCCCGGTTCAACTGCTTGATAAATTGAAAAACACCACCAGCTATACTCTTTCAGCTATCGGTGATTCGGTTTTTTCCGGCAGCGGCCTTATCTTTTGGGCGCTGGCGACCGTGAATATGCTGCTTGCTGGTCATCATACGCAGGCTATGATACTTGGTGTAGTGTTGTTCGGTGTGTTGCAGATTTTTAAAGGATTCATTTTTTGGGCCGGTATCAACAGGGGACTCGGTTTCCTTGATGAATTGAAAAAATGGGATTTAATTAACTGGGGGGAACGGCTGAAATATGCTAATGCCTTCCTCGTCCTGTTAATCTGGTTCCAGCTTTGGCCCCGGCCCCTGCACGGGAATGAGTGGTACGCCGGAACTGCTGCGCTGGGATTTTTCGGCTGGCTGGTTGCCAGCGGGAAAGTTGCTCGTGAAATAGTGGCTGTCCTTGTGGTTGTGATCGGGGTTCTGGCTACACATTTACTATGA